DNA from Terriglobus tenax:
CTCTCGCGCGGAACAGGGGTGCCGCCGTTCATCATACTCCTCCTTTTAGACGCAGGCGAAACGTCTTAAGACGGACTTTTGCGGTGTACACTCAACCTCATCATGCAGGATGAGTTCCAGCCCCAGCCGCCCCAGGAAGCACCGCAGCCGCAGTCCCAACCTGCCCCGGCAGCACAGGCCTACCGCTATGCGCCGCCGCCTCCGCCTGCACAATCTCCGTATAGCTATTACGCTGCGCCACCCCCGCCGCACCGGCCCCGTTCGCCGTGGTTCTGGCTGGGCATCATCGGCGGTGCCGCCGTCGTCCTGGTCTGCCTCTTCTCCTTCTTTATCTACGCCATGATGAAGAGCGGCGACACGGAATCCTCCGGCGGTAGCGGTTCCGGCGGAAAGGTCGGCGTCATTGACCTGGGCGGCGTGATTCTCTCCGCCGATAAGTTCAACGAGCAGCTCCGTAAGATGGCCGACGATGACGACGTGAAGGTCATCATCCTGCACATCAACTCCCCCGGCGGCGGCGCAGCCGCATCGCAGGAGATCTATCACGAGGTCCTGCGCGTCCGGCAGGAGAAACACAAGAAGATCATCGCCAGCATCGAGTCCGTCGGTGCCTCCGGCGCCTACTACATCGCCTCCGCCTGTGACCGCATCTACGCCAACCAGGCCTCCGTTGTCGGCTCCATCGGCGTCATCATGGAGTGGATGAACTACGGCGACCTGATGCGCTGGGCCAAGCTCAAGAACGTCGTTCTGAAGGCCGGCGCCCTGAAAGACGCAGGCAGCCCCGCCCGCGACCTGACCCCGGAAGAGCAGGCCTACTTCCAGACCCTGGTCGACAACATGCACATCCAGTTCATCCACGACGTCGCTGCCGGCCGCCACGTGGCCGATGACAAAATCAAGCCGCTGGCTACCGGCCAGGTCTGGACCGGCGAACAGGCGCTTCCCTTGGGCCTGATCGACCGCCAGGGCGGTTTCCGTGTTGCCCTGATGGAAACGGCCAAAGAGGCCGGCATCAGTGGTGAGCCAGGCATCGTACGCCCAAAGAAGGATAAGACGGGCGTGCTGGGCGCTCTGCTCAGCTCTGACGCCGACGATCTGTTCCCAAACCCCAGCAAACTGCTCAATGAGGCCCCCGGCTTTTATTTCATGTGGAAGTAAGGGGGAAAATGTTTTGAAACTCCCCTTTGCCGTCGTTCGTCAAAACGTGTAAAGCTAGAGCTGTCTCGCATTTACACGCTTTCCCGGACCCCTGACACCGCAAGCCCCGAAAGGATGCTGATGACCAAGGCCGACCTCGTTGAAAAAGTCACCGCACTCGGAGACCTGACCCGCCGTGATGGCGAAGTCATCGTAGATACCCTGTTCGACTCCGTGATCGGCGCCCTGAAGACCGGGGACAAGATTGAGATCCGCGGATTCGGCTCCTTCCGCACGCGCCAGAGAAAGCCGCGCATCGGCCGCAATCCCAAGACCGGAGCCAAGGTCGACGTCCCGGCCAAGCGTGTTCCCTACTTCAAACCCGCGAAAGAACTGCGCGATCTTGTGAACCCCAAGGACCACTCCGGCGGCGAGGTCGATGTCCATCACCCGCCCGCAATGTAAGTTCGTTACAACCGGAACAAGAAAGCGCTTCCCCTGAGAGGAAGCGCTTTTTATTTGC
Protein-coding regions in this window:
- the sppA gene encoding signal peptide peptidase SppA, producing the protein MRCTLNLIMQDEFQPQPPQEAPQPQSQPAPAAQAYRYAPPPPPAQSPYSYYAAPPPPHRPRSPWFWLGIIGGAAVVLVCLFSFFIYAMMKSGDTESSGGSGSGGKVGVIDLGGVILSADKFNEQLRKMADDDDVKVIILHINSPGGGAAASQEIYHEVLRVRQEKHKKIIASIESVGASGAYYIASACDRIYANQASVVGSIGVIMEWMNYGDLMRWAKLKNVVLKAGALKDAGSPARDLTPEEQAYFQTLVDNMHIQFIHDVAAGRHVADDKIKPLATGQVWTGEQALPLGLIDRQGGFRVALMETAKEAGISGEPGIVRPKKDKTGVLGALLSSDADDLFPNPSKLLNEAPGFYFMWK
- a CDS encoding HU family DNA-binding protein — protein: MTKADLVEKVTALGDLTRRDGEVIVDTLFDSVIGALKTGDKIEIRGFGSFRTRQRKPRIGRNPKTGAKVDVPAKRVPYFKPAKELRDLVNPKDHSGGEVDVHHPPAM